One genomic segment of Zymoseptoria tritici IPO323 chromosome 5, whole genome shotgun sequence includes these proteins:
- a CDS encoding E2 ubiquitin-conjugating protein UBC13 — protein MSAPLPKRIIKETERLQNEPVPGISATPHDDNARYFDVIVEGPGGSCYEGGVFHLELFLPDDYPMCPPRIRFLTRIYHPNIDRLGRICLDVLKNNWSPALQIRTILLSIQALLGAPNPEDPLNEAVAKQWKENQPEAIKTAKEWTELYAQKK, from the exons ATGTCGGCGCCTCTACCAAAGCGAATCATCAAAGAGACGGAGAGACTGCAAAATGAACCGGTGCCGGGCATCTCCGCCACGCCGCACGACGACAACGCACGATACTTTGATGTGATAGTGGAGGGACCAGGTGGCAGTTGCTACGAAG GTGGTGTGTTCCATCTGGAGCTGTTTCTGCCCGATGACTACCCAATGTGTCCACCACGGATACGATTCCTCACTCGCATCTACCACCCAAACATCGATCGCCTGGGCCGGATCTGTCTCGACGTCCTCAAGAACAACTGGTCTCCAGCACTCCAGATCCGCACGATTCTGCTCAGCATACAGGCGCTCTTGGGTGCGCCAAACCCGGAGGATCCGCTGAATGAAGCGGTCGCAAAGCAGTGGAAG GAGAACCAACCCGAGGCCATCAAGACTGCGAAAGAGTGGACCGAGCTGTACGCGCAAAAGAAGTGA
- the GLN3p gene encoding uncharacterized protein (Nitrogen regulatory protein GLN3, Transcriptional activator of genes regulated by nitrogen catabolite repression (NCR), localization and activity regulated by quality of nitrogen source), whose protein sequence is MRHGNVGNQRGASRLSSTDNLSALDDASDTDAATVRSAAISSPRHVRFPDTTYDTASGSSSAIASLTSQSTLDTLPTRLDLSPTERDARKGLLRETFFEQWKDDASRVDTDSPEEMQKKDPLGTQIWRLYAKTKGQLPNSERLENLSWRMMSMNLRRQEMERKQGLVPTQARQNVPSGIAMLRKSSEQTSKPQAQDDQMDLDEFLVPSSIGTPAGGSPAPSSGADEYTSTATSMSAIPIKQQQRLQGNDLSLARASAPSVPPLEQTRGNHEFSYVQRRVRKTSIDERRVRTKSSAENEHLSNNLQPPKRRAEASPQVPPVANNTMTSRDPASEAALNNYSLDSSVAFQPLPQHPPLPFNLETFNLDNDPAIHSAGPQGSFSFSPVGSPMMNNNFQSMYNNQASNQTSMPPPGASSFQSPSGSAYPSTVSTPQPMPESEQMFFGNSNMHPGSMPNFHQMQQQHHHVPQSASQQQFVFNPSSDSMFSAISASAPNHFNQPTFQMPNHLDPTHVMNSDFQTTGNMGNPRHENMFTFGGDSDNEDDDAMSFNDPTMMMPNGYSPMDDPMLDLNNNYQWDNSLSNQYNPGHSRKGMSSGQSDMMGGQAQSWSQSALNRGHGSAASVSDIRNRGGDPRTRKIPRTTSTPNTAGMATGMFSIRTQASPSSPPESSYSSAHPSRPGSPPPGGDGAPTTCTNCFTQTTPLWRRNPEGHPLCNACGLFLKLHGVVRPLSLKTDVIKKRNRGSGNAAPVGTSSRSKKGISRKNSVVHTAASTPKNQEVDSPKSLQSAGHTPTSSGTSGEKPTKTVVPIAPGPPKPATQPAASAPTRMVAPRRARKQSRATNNFESDMMDIDELTQTSKGQHDSNHIPRPPVLAPSTSNVKVNVPQMHAQMVPAGGGQFGQQQQTPTGLNGPPSGIPTNMMTGPQEWEWLTMSL, encoded by the exons ATGCGACATGGGAACGTCGGGAATCAGCGCGGGGCCTCACGACTTTCTTCCACCGACAACCTCTCCGCCTTAGACGACGCCTCCGACACCGACGCTGCCACTGTTCGCTccgccgccatctcctcaCCGCGACACGTGCGATTTCCCGATACCACCTACGATACCGCTTCCGGCTCCTCGAGTGCGATCGCCTCCCTCACCTCGCAGTCCACACTCGACACCCTCCCCACCAGACTGGATCTGTCGCCGACCGAGCGCGACGCCCGTAAGGGCTTGTTGCGCGAGACATTCTTTGAGCAGTGGAAGGACGATGCCTCTCGGGTAGACACCGACAGCCCGGAGGAGATGCAGAAGAAAGATCCGTTGGGAACACAAATTTGGAGGCTATATGCCAAAACCAAGGGCCAGCTCCCCAACTCGGAGCGGCTGGAGAATCTGTCGTGGAGGATGATGTCTATGAACCTGCGCCGTCAGGAAATGGAGCGCAAGCAAGG ACTCGTCCCAACGCAGGCCAGACAGAATGTTCCCAGTGGTATCGCAATGCTGCGCAAGTCTTCCGAGCAGACCAGCAAACCGCAGGCTCAGGATGACCAGATGGATCTGGACGAGTTCCTCGTGCCGTCCTCGATTGGTACACCCGCTGGAGGCTCACCGGCGCCGTCCTCTGGCGCCGATGAGTACACGTCTACTGCAACGTCGATGTCGGCAATACCGatcaagcagcagcagcgactaCAAGGCAATGATCTATCACTTGCGCGAGCTTCCGCTCCATCTGTGCCGCcgctcgagcagactcgcGGCAATCATGAGTTCTCCTACGTACAGCGACGAGTTCGAAAGACGAGCATTGACGAGCGAAGGGTGAGAACGAAATCATCTGCAGAAAACGAGCATCTGTCTAACAATTTGCAGCCGCCGAAGAGACGTGCTGAGGCATCTCCTCAGGTGCCACCGGTCGCTAACAACACCATGACGTCCCGAGACCCAGCATCCGAAGCTGCACTTAACAACTACTCACTCGACAGCTCGGTGGCATTCCAACCTCTACCTcagcatcctcctctccctttcAACCTCGAGACGTTTAACCTGGACAACGATCCTGCCATCCATTCCGCCGGTCCACAGGGATCGTTCTCATTCTCACCGGTCGGCTCTCCAATGATGAACAACAATTTCCAATCGATGTATAACAACCAGGCTTCCAACCAGACTTCTATGCCGCCTCCTGGTGCATCCAGCTTCCAGTCGCCGTCAGGATCTGCATACCCATCGACGGTTTCCACTCCTCAACCAATGCCCGAGAGTGAGCAAATGTTCTTTGGCAACTCAAATATGCATCCAGGATCGATGCCGAACTTTCATCAAATGCAGCAACAGCATCATCATGTTCCACAAAGTGCATCGCAGCAGCAATTCGTGTTCAATCCGAGCAGCGACTCCATGTTCAGCGCCATCTCGGCCAGTGCTCCGAACCATTTCAACCAGCCGACCTTCCAGATGCCCAACCACTTGGATCCTACACATGTCATGAATAGCGACTTTCAGACTACTGGCAATATGGGCAATCCGCGTCACGAGAACATGTTCACATTTGGAGGAGATTCCGACAATGAAGATGACGATGCCATGTCGTTCAATGACCCGACAATGATGATGCCGAACGGGTACTCGCCTATGGACGATCCGATGCTCGACTTGAACAACAACTATCAATGGGACAATTCGTTATCTAACCAGTACAATCCTGGGCACAGCAGGAAAGGAATGTCGTCTGGGCAGTCTGACATGATGGGAGGACAGGCGCAGAGCTGGAGTCAGAGCGCACTGAACAGAGGGCACGGCTCGGCTGCATCTGTCAGCGACATTCGAAACCGAGGCGGCGACCCTCGGACGAGGAAGATTCCGCGCACGACCTCTACACCAAACACCGCGGGCATGGCGACTGGCATGTTCTCGATCAGGACTCAGGcctcaccttcttcgccgccagaATCCTCGTACAGTTCGGCCCATCCCTCTCGACCTGGTAGCCCACCGCCGGGTGGAGATGGTGCTCCGACGACTTGTACTAACTGCTTCACGCAAACGACTCCGTTGTGGCGCCGCAACCCTGAGGGCCACCCTCTATGCAACGCTTGTGGACTTTTCTTGAAGCTGCACGGAGTGGTTCGACCACTGAGCTTGAAGACCGATGTTATCAAGAAGCGCAATCGTGGCAGCGGGAACGCCGCGCCGGTTGGGACGTCTTCGCGATCAAAGAAAGGAATCAGTCGCAAGAACTCAGTCGTTCACACGGCGGCCAGCACGCCGAAGAACCAAGAAGTGGACTCGCCCAAGTCTCTCCAATCCGCAGGCCACACGCCCACCAGCTCCGGAACTTCTGGTGAGAAGCCCACTAAGACTGTTGTACCCATCGCTCCTGGACCGCCGAAGCCTGCCACTCAACCTGCAGCCAGCGCGCCGACACGCATGGTCGCACCTCGCCGCGCTCGCAAACAAAGCCGCGCAACCAACAACTTTGAGTCCGACATGATGGACATTGATGAGCTCACTCAAACCAGCAAGGGACAGCATGACTCCAACCACATTCCCAGACCTCCAGTCCTCGCTCCGAGCACTTCGAACGTCAAAGTCAACGTGCCTCAAATGCACGCTCAAATGGTTCCAGCCGGTGGCGGCCAGTTtggccagcagcagcagacgCCCACTGGATTGAACGGACCGCCTTCTGGCATTCCTACGAATATGATGACCGGACCGCAAGAGTGGGAGTGGCTCACTATGTCATTGTAA
- a CDS encoding Ca2+-modulated nonselective cation channel polycystin (related to intracellular calcium signaling), which translates to MGGAISFESNNVAGAVSLGPPFLDGMPVETQPATFLTSYGFDPGNTNFFGILATVSVVENPATPTSVVTCTEFNDGLLPSSGEGAATDQLTCQIPNTAIAPGIVTLGFLGPSQDFRDYYTPQRFVDVLRELFDKHFSLLLGQRTASTNTNTASTNTEATSTTTRTASTTTAGAFEATQAVFILEAYGVPRIPDGSDGAIQTGDTFRFAASNTGTLLALLENGHVVDSSGRAASVPTSRGLRKRQESTNGSRIFFAAADDDSFEACDCDISSNDQLSCTCDSLSGLIIGTSGDLLGVLAIGRLDGFKECAPVAVVDPQSSTSGSVPTYPAGGSIPDCPTGGSIPAYANGGSIPAYAADGSTSTYAADGSVPTYAADGSISTYGKDAAGNFKPTPTTLVTKVVKTVTVVDCDSEGEPTPALHRRQTTTLDAGFSGPDFTFSEGNNVATVTRTETSMTTVSTLIVSGTASTVTEVVTSGIDTTTVTSAETTTTLSTTATQDDRTVSTVTGCAPTVTLAFASQSQPDASYSMVGYHASKRATSLSEAEKRRTDYIDVQPVLTFPVIDAGGAASTSVVTCAPFNNGMLPPPESSGVDPVVYPTATNQLTCSIPNTSIAPGVVTIAFEKSDGIFFTDASYGFLVADSTILADTVTATNTVFVPGSTVGSTTVTSTRYIFTDEATSTSTTTLSDASSTTYISCSTSTSATNTGTATADPNSTSATDSSSITSATDLSSTTSATDSSNTSSSATDDSSSTTISGTPTAPTYPTDSNPFSSSTSCTNPQTPSPTPQKNIKTVFITDCAKAAKTSAAAAALSARQTTATDALASNFGAPDFTFSNGDNTATITVTSTAIDTRSTVVTSGTDTSVVTESDPTTTRTVTATVDERTVETVVGCEGSETAR; encoded by the exons ATGGGAGGCGCCATCTCCTTCGAGTCCAACAACGTGGCAGGCGCGGTGTCATTGGGACCCCCTTTTCTCGATGGGATGCCAGTGGAGACCCAGCCCGCCACGTTCCTCACTTCGTACGGATTCGATCCTGGCAATACGAATTTCTTTGGCATACTCGCTACAGTCTCAGTGGTTGAAAATCCTG CCACACCGACAAGTGTCGTCACGTGCACAGAGTTCAACGATGGTCTACTCCCAAGTTCAGGCGAGGGAGCAGCGACAGATCAATTGACGTGCCAAATTCCTAACACGGCTATCGCCCCCGGCATTGTGACTTTGGGCTTCTTGGGGCCTTCTCAGGACTTTCGAGATTACTATACCCCGCA GCGCTTTGTCGACGTCTTACGTGAGTTGTTCGACAAGcacttctccctcctcctcggccagCG CACTGCCTCCACGAATACCAACACTGCTTCCACGAATACCGAAGCTACTTCCACAACCACCCGCACTGCTTCCACAACTACTGCTGGAGCCTTCGAGGCCACTCAAGCAGTCTTTATTCTCGAAGCGTACGGCGTTCCGCGTATCCCCGACGGCTCAGACGGTGCCATTCAGACCGGCGACACCTTCCGATTCGCTGCAAGCAACACCGGCACACTTCTTGCCCTCCTCGAGAATGGCCATGTCGTCGACAGCAGCGGTCGCGCTGCCAGCGTGCCCACTAGCCGCGGCCTTCGAAAAAGACAAGAGTCCACCAATGGATCAAGAATCTTCTTTGCagccgccgacgacgactcctTCGAGGCCTGTGACTGCGACATCTCTTCCAACGACCAGCTGAGCTGCACCTGCGACTCTCTTTCCGGCTTGATCATTGGCACGTCCGGTGACTTGCTCGGCGTCCTCGCCATTGGCAGACTCGACGGCTTTAAGGAGTGCGCTCCAGTGGCCGTGGTGGATCCCCAGTCCTCTACATCGGGCTCGGTCCCTACATATCCGGCAGGTGGTTCCATTCCTGATTGCCCGACAGGTGGCTCGATTCCGGCGTATGCGAATGGTGGTTCGATCCCAGCCTATGCAGCCGATGGTTCAACTTCTACGTATGCTGCAGATGGATCGGTCCCTACGTATGCGGCGGATGGATCGATCTCTACTTATGGGAAAGATGCTGCCGGCAACTTCAAGCCCACACCTACAACCCTTGTCACCAAAGTCGTCAAAACGGTGACGGTGGTAGACTGCGACTCAGAGGGCGAACCGACGCCAGCACTGCATCGCCGTCAAACGACTACCCTTGACGCCGGATTCAGCGGCCCAGACTTCACTTTCAGCGAGGGCAACAACGTGGCGACAGTCACAAGAACTGAGACTAGTATGACCACCGTGTCTACACTCATAGTCAGTGGAACTGCGAGCACCGTGACCGAGGTGGTGACCAGCGGGATTGATACGACGACTGTGACGAGCGCGGAGACGACGACCACGCTGAGCACGACGGCGACGCAGGACGATAGGACGGTCTCTACTGTTACTGGCTGTGCGCCGACCGTCACT CTTGCGTTCGCATCGCAATCTCAGCCAGACGCCTCGTATTCCATGGTTGGCTACCACGCGAGCAAGCGCGCCACGAGTTTGTCGGAAGCGGAGAAGCGGAGGA CGGACTATATTGACGTTCAGCCCGTGCTCACTTTTCCCGTCATTGACGCGGGAGGTGCTGCGAGTACAAGTGTGGTTACGTGTGCTCCGTTCAACAACGGTATGCTGCCACCACCGGAATCATCCGGAGTGGACCCCGTGGTCTATCCTACAGCAACCAACCAACTCACCTGCTCGATCCCGAACACGTCTATCGCCCCGGGTGTCGTTACCATAGCCTTCGAAAAGTCGGATGGAATTTTCTTTACGGATGCCTCGTATGGCTTCCTTGTCGCCGATTCCACAATCCTCGCCGACACCGTGACCGCTACGAACACTGTGTTTGTCCCTGGCTCGACCGTGGGCTCGACGACCGTGACGTCCACGAGATACATCTTCACCGACGAAGCAACGAGCACCAGCACCACAACTCTCTCTGATGCCTCATCGACGACATACATCAGCTGCTCTACCAGCACCTCTGCCACGAACACCGGCACAGCGACCGCAGATCCCAACTCAACCTCCGCCACGGACTCCTCAAGCATCACTTCTGCCACGGATCTCTCGagcaccacctccgccacggACTCCTCGAatacctcctccagcgctACCGATGATTCCTCAAGCACCACCATCTCCGGCACACCTACCGCTCCAACCTACCCAACCGACTCCAaccccttctcctcctcaacaaGCTGCACCAACCCCCAAACCCCGTCCCCAACCCCCCAAAAAAACATCAAAACAGTCTTCATAACCGACTGCGCCAAAGCAGCAAAGAcgtcagcagcagcagcagcactcTCCGCCCGCCAAACCACCGCAACCGATGCTCTCGCTTCCAACTTCGGCGCTCCGGACTTCACCTTCAGCAACGGCGACAACACCGCTACCATTACCGTGACTTCGACCGCGATTGACACGCGATCCACGGTTGTGACGAGCGGGACGGATACGTCTGTTGTCACGGAGTCGGATCCGACGACCACGAGGACTGTGACGGCGACGGTGGATGAGAGGACTGTTGAGACGGTTGTGGGGTGTGAGGGGAGTGAGACTGCGAGGTAG